A window from Pelorhabdus rhamnosifermentans encodes these proteins:
- a CDS encoding amidohydrolase family protein — protein sequence MATGQKIIDTHNHVWKLQQNENFSWISNDMNRIRRDFFFDDLQKVLVDNQVMGSILVQAIPVIEESEWLMDLADKHEIIKGVIGWCDLSKGSEAVQAVIDRLRRKGAWLKGIRFMSQGLPPKHLLETDFIEGCRTVGENGLIYELLVTAEQLPQTLELVRACPEVTFVIEHIAKPAIKAQKIRFWKENMQKIAQISDKIYCKISGMVTEADWHHWTQKDFEPYMDTVYEAFGQDRIMFGSDWPVSLVGAEYHQVVGIVNEWMAKHTEIDCAKVFYKNATKVYKIADTID from the coding sequence ATGGCTACAGGACAGAAAATAATTGATACACATAATCATGTATGGAAGTTGCAGCAGAATGAGAACTTTTCTTGGATTTCGAATGATATGAACAGAATTCGACGGGATTTTTTCTTTGATGATTTACAAAAAGTTTTGGTGGATAATCAGGTGATGGGCTCTATTTTAGTACAGGCGATCCCAGTGATAGAAGAATCAGAATGGTTGATGGATCTCGCAGATAAACATGAGATTATCAAAGGTGTTATAGGTTGGTGTGATCTTAGTAAAGGAAGTGAAGCTGTGCAAGCCGTTATAGATCGTTTACGTAGAAAAGGGGCATGGCTCAAAGGAATACGCTTCATGTCACAGGGATTGCCACCAAAACATTTGTTAGAAACTGATTTTATTGAAGGCTGCCGTACCGTAGGTGAAAATGGTCTGATCTATGAATTGTTGGTAACAGCTGAGCAATTACCGCAGACTTTAGAACTTGTTAGAGCATGTCCGGAAGTAACTTTTGTAATTGAGCATATTGCTAAACCAGCGATTAAAGCACAGAAAATTCGTTTTTGGAAAGAAAACATGCAGAAAATAGCGCAAATATCGGATAAGATTTATTGTAAAATATCTGGTATGGTTACTGAAGCGGACTGGCATCATTGGACGCAAAAAGACTTTGAGCCGTATATGGATACTGTTTATGAGGCATTTGGTCAGGATCGAATAATGTTTGGCTCAGATTGGCCAGTATCTTTGGTAGGGGCTGAGTACCATCAGGTTGTAGGAATTGTCAATGAATGGATGGCAAAACATACAGAAATTGATTGTGCTAAAGTGTTTTATAAAAATGCTACCAAAGTTTATAAAATTGCCGATACTATAGATTGA
- a CDS encoding FAD-dependent oxidoreductase, producing MTTHKTDVIIIGGGIVGTAIARKLSKYQLDVVLL from the coding sequence ATGACAACCCATAAAACAGATGTCATCATTATTGGCGGCGGTATTGTCGGTACAGCGATTGCCAGAAAGTTATCGAAATACCAACTTGATGTGGTATTACT
- a CDS encoding aldo/keto reductase translates to MIKTNTIKSVGLKVPALTFGASGIGNLFHKLSNADAIGIAEGAIEMGWHAFDVAPHYGSSLAEIRLGLALRTLDRDEFVLSTKVGRLLMPRQESGLQNGEEFYDENPFNRVYDYSYDGIMRSYEDSIRRLGTRRIDILYVHDIGKYAHGDIPQEREYFKTLCNSGFKALEELKKSGHIKAYGIGANETEIMMEAMDYTDMDVVLLANRYNMLEPNRDEFFAKCEKRNVSVAAAAVFASGVLVKKNISEGHYEYGKVPKKVFARVVEISKVCDRHDVPIGAAAIQFPLRNKNVVSVVCGVTSIEQVRKNYEWAQWDIPECLWKELAEIGIK, encoded by the coding sequence ATGATTAAAACGAATACGATTAAAAGTGTAGGATTAAAAGTACCTGCATTAACTTTCGGCGCATCAGGTATAGGGAATTTATTTCATAAATTATCGAATGCTGATGCTATTGGGATTGCAGAAGGCGCGATAGAAATGGGATGGCATGCTTTTGATGTAGCACCGCATTACGGAAGCAGCTTGGCAGAAATTCGTCTTGGACTTGCTTTGCGTACCTTGGACAGAGATGAATTTGTTCTCTCTACAAAAGTAGGACGTCTATTGATGCCGCGCCAGGAAAGCGGTTTACAGAATGGTGAAGAGTTTTATGACGAAAATCCATTTAACCGGGTATATGATTATTCATACGACGGAATTATGCGTTCGTATGAGGATTCCATACGCAGACTGGGTACTCGCCGTATAGATATCTTGTATGTACATGATATTGGTAAATATGCGCATGGTGATATTCCACAAGAAAGAGAATATTTCAAGACTTTGTGCAATTCCGGGTTTAAAGCATTGGAAGAATTGAAAAAAAGCGGACATATCAAAGCTTACGGCATTGGGGCAAATGAAACAGAGATTATGATGGAAGCTATGGATTATACCGATATGGATGTTGTTCTGCTAGCTAATCGCTATAATATGCTGGAACCTAATCGGGATGAATTTTTTGCTAAATGTGAAAAACGTAATGTTTCAGTAGCTGCTGCTGCAGTATTTGCATCAGGGGTTTTGGTGAAAAAGAATATATCAGAAGGTCATTATGAATATGGCAAAGTGCCCAAAAAGGTATTTGCTAGGGTTGTAGAGATTTCCAAAGTCTGCGATAGGCATGATGTGCCAATTGGTGCGGCAGCAATTCAGTTCCCGTTGCGTAATAAAAATGTTGTATCAGTAGTATGCGGTGTAACATCTATTGAGCAAGTGCGCAAAAATTATGAATGGGCACAATGGGACATTCCGGAATGTTTGTGGAAAGAATTAGCTGAAATTGGTATTAAGTAA
- a CDS encoding recombinase family protein — MNAAIYVRVSTDQQAEKGYSIDTQLEACRKCALELGAGHIEEFVDDGYSAEFIERPHLTKLREAVKSKKFDLVVFYDPDRMARNLMHQLIIAEEIDKSGAELKFVAVNYDQSPDGKFMFGIRGLLAQLEKEKIKERTMRGKRGKAAKGMVISDAKPFGYTFDAEKNTYVINEMEATIVRMIFDFIVKQKMGTARICKELNARGISSPRAKNAWIVSSIHRILTNTLYKGIINSMKYHYKKIGLCKKKRILRPESEWIPISVPAIIDEVTWQAAQNQLHENKDFAKRNLKRDYLLNGLVTCARCGRAMVISHSGCKELISYYACLSQRSSSYIYSEQKSCTARQIPTKLLDEYVFDYLMKLCHTPNKIAEFIQDVPERKDILKYKTALDQMIKTEEELMQQKDTVLRWFRKKMLTENEVESQLKNILGQLADIAQIKKTYEAELATIAHIRSDDEIASTIKLNLDKSSFTMEEKKAALRAILDRAIVERIDNTRGRGSRPEINVKLKLK, encoded by the coding sequence ATGAATGCAGCTATATATGTCCGCGTATCTACAGATCAACAAGCCGAAAAGGGCTATTCAATAGATACTCAGCTTGAAGCCTGTCGTAAATGTGCCCTTGAACTAGGGGCGGGCCATATTGAAGAATTTGTCGATGATGGTTATTCGGCGGAATTTATTGAGCGGCCCCATCTTACTAAGTTACGCGAGGCCGTAAAATCTAAGAAATTTGATTTGGTAGTTTTCTACGACCCCGACCGAATGGCAAGAAATTTGATGCATCAGCTGATAATAGCCGAAGAAATTGACAAGTCCGGGGCTGAACTTAAATTTGTAGCTGTCAATTACGACCAATCTCCGGACGGTAAGTTTATGTTCGGAATACGCGGTTTACTGGCGCAGTTGGAAAAGGAGAAAATCAAGGAACGTACTATGCGTGGTAAAAGAGGAAAAGCCGCTAAAGGAATGGTTATAAGCGATGCCAAACCATTCGGATATACCTTTGATGCTGAAAAAAACACCTATGTAATCAACGAAATGGAAGCCACAATTGTTCGAATGATCTTTGACTTTATCGTTAAACAAAAAATGGGCACCGCCCGGATATGTAAAGAGCTTAATGCACGAGGTATTTCTTCTCCCCGCGCCAAAAATGCCTGGATTGTTTCTAGCATCCATAGAATATTAACCAACACCCTGTATAAAGGTATTATCAACTCTATGAAATACCACTATAAAAAGATTGGTTTATGCAAAAAAAAACGGATTCTTCGGCCAGAATCAGAGTGGATTCCAATATCCGTTCCAGCAATTATTGATGAAGTAACCTGGCAAGCTGCACAAAATCAGCTTCACGAAAACAAAGACTTTGCCAAACGCAATTTGAAGCGGGATTATCTCTTAAATGGATTAGTCACTTGTGCCAGATGCGGGCGAGCTATGGTAATCTCCCATTCTGGCTGCAAAGAACTGATAAGTTATTACGCCTGTCTAAGCCAAAGAAGTTCATCCTACATTTATTCCGAACAAAAATCCTGTACAGCTAGGCAAATCCCTACTAAATTACTTGATGAATATGTATTTGATTACTTGATGAAACTCTGCCACACTCCTAACAAAATTGCCGAATTTATTCAGGACGTCCCCGAACGGAAAGATATCCTAAAATATAAAACAGCACTCGATCAAATGATAAAAACAGAAGAAGAACTGATGCAACAAAAAGATACAGTACTACGCTGGTTCCGGAAAAAAATGCTGACTGAAAATGAAGTTGAAAGCCAATTGAAGAACATACTTGGACAATTAGCTGACATCGCTCAAATAAAAAAAACGTACGAAGCCGAATTGGCCACTATCGCTCATATTCGATCCGACGATGAGATTGCTTCTACAATTAAGCTCAATCTTGACAAAAGCAGCTTTACCATGGAAGAAAAAAAAGCTGCATTACGAGCTATCCTAGACAGGGCTATCGTTGAACGAATTGACAACACCCGTGGCCGTGGAAGCCGCCCCGAGATCAATGTTAAGCTTAAACTAAAATAA